One Corynebacterium tuberculostearicum DNA window includes the following coding sequences:
- the metE gene encoding 5-methyltetrahydropteroyltriglutamate--homocysteine S-methyltransferase — protein sequence MTNTNFPKATIEGYPRVGANRELKRALESYWAGRIDAETFESAAHSLRLDTYNRLRDLGLTEDYAIPADVAYYDQVLESALTVGAVAGETLDDEFTLARGNKDTAPLEMTKWFDTNYHYIVPEIADNQDFKAHPQRVTKLVEEARAAGHTVRPYLVGPVTLLALSKQAEGATKSPLDRLDDAVKAYQEVLAELDKSGVKWVQLAEPALVADLTIANDEELAAHTKRAYEAILGADNRPQVYLTTPYGSARKGLDVLAELKPEAVQVDLSVGTLALDEGYLDRVKNLKSHLVAGLIDGRNVWAANLRDLRSKYDDLEGSLDSLSVSTSVSLQHVPHTVEAETKLPADVATWFSFANEKVKEVVALSQGPLEAPEAYSISDRAVRTRAESERIHNAAVKARIEKLPAGEVKREPAFAERNEAQKELGLPQLPTTTIGSFPQTKEIRQARAAHRKGELSDADYNAALKDEVKSVIELQERLGLDILVHGEPERNDMVQYFAELLDGFVTTENGWVQSYGSRCTRPPIVVGDISRPAAMTTEWSKYAQSLSEHHVKGMLTGPVTILAWSFVRDDVHQSVSADQLGVALADEVHDLEEAGIDIIQIDEPALRELLPLREEDRKAYLDWAVRSFRLVALEAKPTTQIHTHLCYSEFGQIIDAVAGLDADVTSIEAARSRMELLEDIDETFHSEIGPGIYDIHSPRVPSVAEMAELIRAALKHVPVERLWVNPDCGLKTRGYEETEASLRNMVLARDEVRESL from the coding sequence ATGACTAACACTAACTTCCCCAAGGCGACGATTGAGGGCTACCCCCGCGTCGGCGCTAACCGTGAGCTAAAGCGCGCGCTGGAATCCTACTGGGCCGGCCGCATCGATGCGGAAACCTTCGAGTCCGCCGCACATTCCCTCCGCCTGGATACTTATAACCGCCTGCGCGATCTGGGACTTACTGAGGACTACGCCATTCCTGCCGACGTCGCCTACTACGACCAGGTGCTCGAGAGCGCACTGACCGTTGGCGCCGTGGCCGGCGAGACCCTGGATGATGAGTTCACCTTGGCGCGCGGCAATAAGGACACCGCGCCGCTGGAGATGACCAAGTGGTTTGATACCAATTACCACTACATCGTCCCGGAAATCGCCGATAACCAGGACTTCAAGGCGCACCCGCAGCGCGTTACCAAGCTGGTAGAAGAGGCCCGCGCGGCAGGCCACACCGTGCGCCCGTACCTCGTCGGCCCAGTCACCTTGCTGGCCCTGTCTAAGCAGGCAGAGGGTGCTACCAAGTCTCCGCTCGACCGCTTGGATGATGCCGTCAAGGCATACCAGGAGGTACTGGCCGAGCTGGATAAGTCCGGCGTGAAGTGGGTACAGCTGGCCGAGCCTGCCCTGGTAGCGGACCTGACCATCGCCAACGATGAGGAACTGGCCGCCCACACCAAGCGCGCCTACGAGGCTATTTTGGGCGCGGACAACCGCCCGCAGGTATACCTCACCACCCCGTACGGTTCTGCCCGCAAGGGCCTCGACGTTCTGGCGGAGCTCAAGCCAGAGGCCGTCCAGGTGGACCTTTCCGTAGGAACCTTGGCACTCGATGAGGGCTACCTCGATCGCGTGAAGAACCTGAAGTCCCACCTGGTTGCCGGCCTTATCGACGGCCGCAATGTCTGGGCCGCCAACCTACGCGACCTGCGCTCCAAGTACGACGACCTAGAGGGCAGCCTCGATTCCCTTTCCGTGTCTACCTCCGTATCCCTGCAGCACGTGCCACACACCGTGGAGGCGGAAACCAAGCTGCCGGCCGACGTCGCCACCTGGTTCTCCTTCGCCAACGAGAAGGTCAAGGAAGTCGTCGCCCTCTCCCAGGGCCCGCTGGAGGCACCGGAGGCTTATAGCATCAGCGACCGCGCAGTGCGCACCCGTGCCGAATCCGAGCGCATCCACAACGCGGCGGTGAAGGCGCGCATCGAAAAGCTGCCGGCCGGCGAGGTCAAGCGCGAGCCTGCCTTTGCTGAGCGCAACGAGGCGCAGAAGGAACTTGGCCTGCCGCAGCTGCCAACCACCACTATCGGCTCCTTCCCCCAGACCAAGGAGATCCGCCAGGCGCGTGCGGCGCACCGCAAGGGCGAGCTTTCCGACGCCGACTACAACGCCGCCCTCAAGGACGAGGTCAAGTCCGTCATTGAGCTGCAGGAGCGCCTCGGCCTCGATATCCTCGTTCACGGCGAGCCGGAGCGCAATGACATGGTCCAGTACTTTGCCGAGCTGCTCGATGGCTTCGTCACCACCGAAAACGGCTGGGTCCAGTCATATGGCTCCCGTTGCACTCGTCCGCCAATCGTGGTTGGTGACATCTCCCGCCCGGCTGCGATGACCACCGAGTGGTCCAAGTACGCCCAGTCGCTCTCGGAGCACCACGTCAAGGGCATGCTCACCGGTCCGGTGACCATCTTGGCCTGGTCCTTCGTCCGTGATGACGTACACCAGTCCGTCTCCGCGGACCAGCTCGGCGTCGCGCTGGCGGATGAGGTGCATGACCTGGAAGAGGCAGGCATCGACATCATCCAGATCGACGAGCCCGCCCTGCGCGAGCTCCTGCCGCTGCGCGAGGAAGACCGCAAGGCCTACCTGGACTGGGCCGTGCGTTCCTTCCGCCTGGTAGCCCTCGAGGCCAAGCCGACCACCCAGATCCACACCCACCTGTGCTACTCCGAGTTCGGCCAGATCATCGATGCCGTTGCCGGCCTGGATGCCGATGTCACCTCCATCGAGGCGGCGCGCTCCCGCATGGAGCTGCTGGAGGATATCGACGAGACCTTCCACTCCGAGATCGGCCCGGGCATCTACGATATTCACTCCCCGCGCGTGCCTTCCGTAGCGGAGATGGCAGAGCTCATCCGCGCCGCGCTCAAGCACGTGCCGGTCGAGCGCCTGTGGGTCAACCCGGACTGCGGCCTGAAGACCCGCGGCTACGAGGAGACCGAGGCCTCCCTGCGCAATATGGTGCTGGCTCGCGATGAGGTGCGCGAGTCCCTCTAA
- a CDS encoding methylenetetrahydrofolate reductase: MSPRLSASAPLDYESEEEADAPERLALSFEVIPPRHDADAAKIDRLLEVLESYHPDYIAVTSSQRSGWLEGTAAFIEKISQNTSMRPLAHLACTAGSREELIEWINRLVDAGVRGLLALRGDLPEGGMPEHYLQHADELIRLIRELESHQAARFAAGRLAVSVACYPSGHAESKNEDEDFDVLLNKQRLGADFAITQLFFDAEDFLRFAQRAKLAGVKIPLIPGIMPMTSLRRLERMGQLSGLTVPERVRTQLAAATTPEEEYEIGMELTAQLARTIVAGGAEGLHIYTHNNPDITQDLLSRIGVDND, translated from the coding sequence ATGAGTCCGCGACTTTCGGCTTCCGCGCCCTTGGATTATGAAAGCGAAGAGGAAGCAGATGCGCCCGAGCGCCTTGCCCTTTCCTTCGAGGTAATCCCACCGCGCCACGACGCCGATGCCGCCAAGATCGACCGCCTGCTAGAAGTCTTAGAAAGCTACCATCCCGATTACATCGCGGTGACTAGCTCCCAACGCTCCGGCTGGCTAGAGGGGACCGCGGCCTTTATTGAGAAGATCTCGCAGAACACCTCCATGCGTCCGCTGGCGCACTTAGCCTGCACGGCCGGCTCGCGCGAAGAGCTCATCGAGTGGATCAATCGCTTGGTAGACGCCGGTGTTCGTGGCCTACTGGCCTTGCGCGGCGATCTCCCAGAAGGGGGCATGCCAGAACACTACCTGCAGCATGCTGATGAGCTGATTCGACTCATCCGCGAGCTAGAAAGCCACCAAGCGGCACGCTTTGCCGCCGGCCGGCTAGCGGTGAGCGTGGCCTGTTACCCCAGCGGCCACGCAGAATCCAAGAATGAAGACGAGGACTTCGACGTGCTGCTCAATAAGCAGCGTCTCGGCGCGGACTTCGCCATCACCCAGCTCTTCTTTGACGCCGAGGATTTCCTCCGCTTCGCCCAAAGGGCGAAATTGGCCGGGGTAAAAATCCCCCTCATTCCCGGGATTATGCCCATGACCAGCCTGCGCCGGTTGGAACGAATGGGGCAGCTGTCCGGGCTGACCGTACCCGAAAGGGTGCGCACTCAGCTCGCGGCAGCGACAACCCCAGAAGAGGAATACGAAATCGGCATGGAGCTTACTGCCCAATTGGCCCGCACCATTGTGGCCGGCGGCGCGGAAGGCCTCCATATCTATACCCACAACAATCCGGACATTACACAAGACCTGTTATCTCGAATCGGAGTAGACAATGACTAA
- a CDS encoding GNAT family N-acetyltransferase, producing the protein MELRATQESDRTYLARLNFLTDTFGDEHGELSPDFADDFAFYVENWEPNQGGFIAWEELVPAGGVWLNWGTEDNHGFGFVKPAIPELAIAVETRYKGQGIATALIDAATSLAQTLRAPGISLAVHPDNPRAKGLYEHLGFEHVGSHEDHFVMVKRF; encoded by the coding sequence ATGGAACTTCGCGCAACGCAGGAATCTGACCGCACCTACCTCGCCCGCCTCAACTTTCTTACTGATACTTTCGGTGACGAGCACGGCGAGCTTTCCCCCGATTTTGCCGATGATTTTGCCTTCTACGTGGAAAATTGGGAGCCCAATCAGGGCGGCTTCATCGCATGGGAGGAGCTCGTCCCAGCCGGCGGCGTGTGGCTCAATTGGGGCACGGAGGACAATCACGGCTTTGGCTTTGTTAAGCCCGCCATTCCGGAGCTCGCCATCGCGGTCGAGACCCGCTATAAGGGCCAAGGCATTGCCACCGCGCTTATCGACGCCGCCACTTCCCTCGCCCAGACCCTGCGCGCCCCCGGCATCTCTCTAGCCGTCCACCCCGATAATCCCCGCGCCAAGGGTCTCTATGAGCACCTCGGCTTCGAGCACGTGGGCAGCCACGAGGATCACTTTGTGATGGTCAAGCGCTTCTAA